The nucleotide sequence ACGGGCGGGATCGAATTGACAATTCCGCTGATGGTGCCAATCCGATTTTGAGGGAGCGAAGTTGCCGATGAACCTGCGCAAGCCGGCCGCCAAGCGTTCCACTCTGATACTGATTGCCGGGATTCTGTGGTCGGCAGTGGGGCTATTCTTGATGACACTGGCGACGGTATGGCTGATCCGGGCGGAGTTGTGGTTGGCGGTGGTCTTTGGACTGATTGCACTGACGGCAGGTTGGCTGTATTTCCGCTCGATGTTTATCAGGTTGATAGACAAGAACTTAGATCGAATTATGGCACAGGCGCCGGGGCAGGAAAAGGTGTGTGTTTTTGCGTTTCAGAACGTCCGCTCGTACCTGATTGCATTGGTCATGATGGCGATGGGTTACGGGCTGCGGCACTCAGGGGTTCCCAAGGTCTATCTGTCGCCGTTCTACTTCGCGGTCGGTTTTGGGTTGTTCGTTTCGAGTCTCGCGTACTACCGCTATCTGCGCCAGCTGTAAGAAAATTGCCGACTGATTTTGGATTTTATTTGCCCGCGGCACGTGAAACTCTTATATCGGGCACCGATAAATAGAGTGTTTTTGAGGCGGAAATGTTGCGACGAATCAATTTTTCTACGATAGCCAAAGGCGTGCTGACGATTGCGGGGCTGTACTGGTTTCTGGTGCTCACCTCGATTTGCGGTCTGACCAATTTCTTAGAGGGTCAGGTAATGCAGTCGAGCGCGGGGCTTCTGACCGGAATCATGTTGCTGCTACCGATCCTGGCGGTGGCGATGTTGATGTTGGCGCCGCACAAGGATGACGGCGCGCAGGTCAACTAAGCTTACTTCGATTCGCAAAGACTTCGTAAACGCAACTCAGGTCGCGATGGTGCGGGTCGCAGTCGAGGGTTCGCGCATAGAGAGCGCGGACGGCCTCACCCAGAGTATTGTCGACTTCCCGACTCCGCGCCAGATCATTTAGGTAAGCCAGATCCTTGTGAATCAAGGCCGCAGAAAAGTGCGGTGTGAAGTCGTGCTGCAGGAGTTTGTCGCGTTTGGCGTTGAGGATAGCGGAATTGCCGGCGCCGGCGGCGAGGATATCGAGCGCGGTTGCGGTCGGGATGCCGGAGGCCTCGGAAAGGGCGGCGGCTTCGGCAATGCTTGCCATAAACGTCCCGAGAAGGAAGTTATTGATCAGCTTCATGCGCGAGGCCAGACCCGGCGCACCCAGGAAGAAGATAGTCTTGCCGACGAAATCCAGCAGCGGCCGATGGTGCTGAAAGACGTTGCTGTCGCCGCTGATCAGGATGGTCAGGCTGCCTTGGGAAGCCGGAATGACGCTGCCCAAGACCGGCGCTTCAAGATATGAGCCACCGGCGGCGCGGACGAGATCGTGGAAGCTGACGGCTTCCTCGTGGTGGTTGGTCGAGAAGTCGATGATGGTGCGGCCGCGCGCGGCGGCGAGGAGACCGCGGTCGCCTTCAAGGACAGCACGGACGGAATTGCTGTCAAAGAGGCAAAGGCAGATGGGGTCGCAGGATTCAATCAAGGTGCGCGGCGATTCGGCAATAACGACATTAA is from Candidatus Zixiibacteriota bacterium and encodes:
- a CDS encoding NAD(P)-dependent oxidoreductase, which codes for MNTGFIGLGNLGTAIARRLLARDVPLTVWNRTVSRAETLNVVIAESPRTLIESCDPICLCLFDSNSVRAVLEGDRGLLAAARGRTIIDFSTNHHEEAVSFHDLVRAAGGSYLEAPVLGSVIPASQGSLTILISGDSNVFQHHRPLLDFVGKTIFFLGAPGLASRMKLINNFLLGTFMASIAEAAALSEASGIPTATALDILAAGAGNSAILNAKRDKLLQHDFTPHFSAALIHKDLAYLNDLARSREVDNTLGEAVRALYARTLDCDPHHRDLSCVYEVFANRSKLS